A genomic segment from Mycobacteriales bacterium encodes:
- a CDS encoding CoA transferase — protein sequence MTGPFDGVRVVEVAAWTFVPGAGAIMADLGADVIKVEPPAGDPQRGLMNLLNTAEGGPNPFIEIPNRGKRSVTLDLQSEGGRELLYRLVETADVFLTSYLPKLRERLQIDVDDLRAVNPRLVYVRGSGWGSTGPKVDVGGYDAAAAWAGGGAMYKLTEANAESPAMQPAAFYDLQGSSYIAGAVAMALFKRERTGGGAVVDVSLLNTGMWSMSPDIVAAPYTGELFRADRKNAANPIASFYRTSDDRWISLVCLQADRFWAELCGLMGRSDLADDPRYVDMAARYRNRRECVAELDAIFAGKTVEEWREALANFSGVWSAAQTFEELHADEQVAANQYLSELTASDGRTFRVVAPPYQFDGQPSSSGRAAPELGQHTEEVLLDAGLDWDQITTYRDSGALG from the coding sequence ATGACCGGACCGTTCGACGGCGTACGCGTCGTTGAAGTCGCCGCCTGGACGTTCGTGCCGGGAGCGGGGGCAATCATGGCCGACCTCGGTGCCGACGTGATCAAGGTCGAGCCGCCGGCCGGTGATCCGCAGCGCGGACTGATGAACCTGTTGAACACCGCCGAGGGCGGGCCCAACCCCTTCATCGAGATCCCCAACCGAGGCAAGCGCAGCGTCACGCTGGACCTGCAGAGCGAGGGCGGACGCGAGCTGCTCTACCGGCTGGTCGAGACCGCCGATGTCTTCCTGACCAGCTACCTGCCCAAGCTGCGTGAGCGCCTGCAGATCGACGTCGACGACCTGCGCGCCGTCAACCCTCGGCTGGTCTACGTGCGCGGGTCGGGGTGGGGGAGCACCGGGCCCAAGGTCGACGTCGGTGGGTACGACGCGGCGGCGGCGTGGGCCGGCGGCGGCGCGATGTACAAGCTGACCGAGGCAAATGCCGAAAGCCCCGCCATGCAACCGGCCGCGTTCTACGACCTACAGGGCTCCAGCTACATCGCGGGCGCGGTCGCGATGGCGTTGTTCAAGCGCGAACGCACCGGCGGAGGAGCGGTGGTCGACGTGTCGCTGCTCAACACGGGAATGTGGTCGATGAGCCCGGACATCGTCGCCGCGCCCTACACCGGCGAGCTGTTCCGCGCCGACCGCAAGAACGCCGCCAACCCGATCGCGAGCTTCTACCGGACCTCCGACGACCGCTGGATCTCGCTGGTCTGTCTACAGGCGGATCGGTTCTGGGCAGAGCTGTGCGGGCTGATGGGACGCTCGGACCTCGCAGACGACCCGCGGTACGTCGACATGGCCGCGCGCTACCGCAACCGTCGCGAATGTGTCGCCGAGCTCGACGCGATCTTCGCCGGCAAGACCGTCGAGGAGTGGCGTGAGGCGCTCGCGAACTTCAGCGGCGTGTGGTCGGCGGCACAGACGTTCGAGGAGCTTCACGCCGACGAACAGGTCGCCGCCAACCAGTACCTCTCGGAGCTCACCGCCTCAGACGGCCGGACGTTTCGCGTGGTGGCGCCGCCGTACCAGTTCGACGGCCAACCGTCGTCGTCCGGGCGTGCCGCCCCCGAGCTCGGCCAGCACACCGAAGAGGTCCTCCTGGACGCCGGCCTCGACTGGGACCAGATCACGACCTACCGGGATTCCGGCGCCCTCGGCTGA
- a CDS encoding OB-fold domain-containing protein: protein MTATDTPARIPLVDYLVLDPQPHLVAQECTHCGARYFDHRDACASCFEADFTVVDVATTGEVTAFTIVSYAPPGVEAPFVAAVIDCDGTPVRGNLRDVPPDPEHVTLGMKVALTTYSLGTDSAGTEAVGFGFAPA from the coding sequence ATGACTGCTACTGATACCCCCGCCCGGATCCCGCTCGTCGACTACCTCGTGCTGGATCCGCAGCCGCATCTCGTCGCGCAGGAGTGCACCCACTGCGGCGCTCGGTACTTCGACCATCGCGACGCCTGTGCGAGCTGCTTCGAGGCCGACTTCACGGTTGTCGACGTGGCGACGACAGGCGAGGTCACGGCTTTCACGATCGTGTCCTACGCCCCGCCCGGGGTGGAGGCGCCGTTCGTCGCCGCGGTGATCGACTGCGACGGCACCCCGGTCCGCGGCAACCTGCGTGACGTACCACCTGACCCCGAGCACGTGACGCTCGGCATGAAGGTCGCGCTCACGACGTACTCACTCGGCACCGACAGCGCGGGAACCGAGGCAGTCGGCTTCGGGTTCGCGCCCGCGTAA
- a CDS encoding alpha/beta hydrolase — MTAPRWFTDAIAQRPEHHDVEVKGARIHYRAWGPKGAPGIALLHGGAAHSGWWDHVAPQLADGYRVIAADLSGHGDSAWKAEYDRSDWAREVVGAVRAEGLDPALFIGHSMGGWVSVFAGVLEPDAVRAIIAIDSPLTEAPPEEAPIAARPPTKIYPSLEVAVSKFRTVPAQDGNLPYVEQHVALESLHQVDGGWTWKFDPGLFGQRGWVRDLIPQLKAPLTLVRCEHGMCDAAMAKRIDELHPDGITVVELPGAGHHAMFDQPMALIETLRELLADDR, encoded by the coding sequence GTGACTGCGCCACGCTGGTTCACCGACGCGATCGCTCAGCGGCCGGAGCACCACGACGTCGAGGTCAAGGGCGCCCGGATCCACTACCGGGCGTGGGGCCCGAAGGGCGCACCCGGCATCGCCCTGCTGCACGGCGGCGCGGCGCACTCCGGGTGGTGGGACCACGTCGCGCCGCAGCTCGCCGACGGCTACCGGGTCATCGCGGCCGACCTCAGCGGACACGGCGACAGCGCGTGGAAGGCGGAGTACGACCGCTCGGACTGGGCGCGCGAGGTGGTCGGGGCGGTCCGCGCCGAAGGGCTCGACCCGGCGCTGTTCATCGGCCACAGCATGGGCGGGTGGGTGTCGGTGTTTGCCGGCGTCCTCGAGCCGGACGCGGTGCGGGCGATCATCGCCATCGACTCGCCGCTGACTGAAGCGCCTCCCGAAGAAGCGCCCATCGCGGCGCGCCCGCCGACGAAGATCTACCCGTCCCTCGAGGTCGCGGTTTCGAAGTTCCGGACCGTCCCCGCGCAGGACGGGAACCTTCCCTACGTCGAGCAGCACGTCGCGCTCGAGTCGCTGCATCAGGTCGACGGTGGCTGGACCTGGAAGTTCGACCCGGGGCTGTTCGGCCAGCGCGGTTGGGTGCGCGATTTGATCCCGCAGCTGAAGGCGCCGTTGACGCTGGTCCGCTGCGAGCACGGCATGTGCGACGCGGCGATGGCGAAGCGGATCGACGAGTTGCACCCGGACGGCATCACCGTCGTCGAGCTGCCCGGCGCCGGCCACCACGCGATGTTCGACCAGCCGATGGCGCTGATCGAAACCCTCCGCGAGCTACTCGCCGACGATCGCTAG
- a CDS encoding YdeI/OmpD-associated family protein, whose protein sequence is MGGRRVSGGVVHPLPADLRTALLANPAALELWNACTPLGRNEFICWVEEAKQQKTRERRIRRTQEELEDGMKRPCCWPGCKHRVHNGKADPLAIVGE, encoded by the coding sequence GTGGGCGGTCGGCGGGTTTCCGGCGGTGTGGTGCACCCGCTACCCGCCGATCTGCGCACTGCGTTGCTCGCCAATCCCGCGGCGCTCGAACTGTGGAATGCGTGTACGCCGCTCGGCCGCAACGAGTTCATTTGCTGGGTCGAGGAGGCCAAGCAGCAGAAGACCCGGGAGCGCCGGATCCGCCGTACCCAGGAAGAGCTCGAGGACGGCATGAAGCGCCCGTGCTGCTGGCCGGGCTGCAAGCACCGGGTGCATAACGGCAAGGCCGATCCGCTAGCGATCGTCGGCGAGTAG
- a CDS encoding alpha/beta hydrolase: MSAEVEGTIEAGDGRQVTYLARGPADGRAVLYLHGMPSSRLEQRLFPDDALAQAGIRLISFDRPGWGRTDAVPGDRIARSRDALAVADHFGLAQFSLMAVSAGGTYGLTLAASAPERVTRVLLVSAQLPYDDDAAIATMQPDQLALVPVARLGRTAELVAGCEAYRRAMLDDVVGRFWPSLATLSEAERAFVAQPWLSGALIAEIAEGLRISAEGLVDDLLSWPTPLEVDPRSIACPVVAMHGTADDWEPLPNLRRILERMPQAEVRLCRGMNHFGPLLEAAATLALAVAD, from the coding sequence GTGAGCGCAGAGGTCGAAGGCACGATCGAGGCCGGGGACGGCCGGCAGGTCACGTACCTGGCGCGTGGTCCCGCGGACGGACGTGCCGTCCTCTACCTGCACGGGATGCCGAGCAGCCGCCTCGAGCAACGACTGTTTCCCGATGACGCCCTCGCGCAAGCCGGGATACGCCTCATCAGTTTCGATCGGCCCGGATGGGGCCGGACCGACGCCGTTCCAGGAGACCGGATCGCCCGCAGTCGCGATGCGCTCGCCGTCGCGGACCATTTCGGCCTCGCCCAGTTCTCGCTGATGGCGGTGTCGGCCGGAGGCACCTACGGCCTCACACTCGCGGCGTCAGCACCCGAGCGGGTCACCCGCGTGCTGCTCGTTTCCGCGCAGCTCCCCTACGACGACGATGCCGCGATCGCGACGATGCAGCCCGACCAGCTCGCGCTCGTCCCGGTGGCGCGCCTCGGGCGCACCGCCGAACTGGTTGCCGGCTGCGAGGCCTACCGAAGGGCAATGCTCGACGACGTCGTCGGTCGGTTCTGGCCGTCGCTCGCGACGCTGTCGGAGGCCGAGCGCGCATTCGTGGCGCAGCCATGGCTCAGCGGAGCACTCATCGCCGAAATCGCGGAGGGGCTGCGGATCAGCGCCGAGGGGCTGGTCGACGACCTGTTGAGCTGGCCGACCCCGCTCGAGGTCGATCCGCGATCGATCGCCTGTCCCGTCGTTGCGATGCACGGCACGGCCGACGACTGGGAGCCGCTGCCGAACCTCAGGCGAATCCTCGAGCGCATGCCGCAGGCCGAAGTTCGGCTCTGTCGAGGGATGAATCACTTCGGCCCGCTCTTGGAGGCTGCAGCGACACTGGCCCTCGCGGTAGCCGACTGA